The Sporosarcina ureae genomic sequence TTGAGAAGTTGATTCTTTATCTATTCGTAGAGTTGGCGGTTTATAGAATTCAATATCGCCCTCCGTTTGATTCGTTTTTTTGCTATTTAGTTCGAATGCTTTTTTCGCTGAAACAAACGCATCGTCAGTACGGACTTCCACTTTCTGATTACATCCTACCAATACGACAGCTAGTAGCAACAGCAAGAAAACCTTTCCACTTCGCAACATTCAGGTTCCCCCCTTCTCTACTTTCGTTCAATTTTCTATCAGTCCTATTCTAATCGCACCCCGACGCTATTGCAATCGTCAGCTCTGTAGCGACGTGCTATACAAGAGCTGGCCCATCAATAATTGCATAATATGTTCAAATAACGCATCCCTCGGTACAAGTTGTGCCGTCAACATCCCCATAGCCCCTTCTGACATGCGAACATTTTGCTTTTTAAAATAGGTGTCCACCGCATCCCCTAGTTCATGGCCACGGCGAATTTCATTGGCCAATTCTTCCGGCAAAGGGATTTGCGCTCCTGCTGCAGTAAACGTTTTGCCTTCAGGCGTAGTGAGGGCGCCCCAATTGCAGAGATACATAGTATCCCCAATCATATGGACACCGCCTTCTAAACCTATACCAAAAGCATTGTTTGCCGCAGTGATTGAACGATTGATTGCCCCTTGCCGCGTCTCTTCTTCACTCATCGGCTGTGCGCTAACGCCAGACGGAACGGACGCTGAAGAAACGGTGCTGTTCTCCATATAGCGTTCGACCATCCGAACCACTGCACGCTTTTTCGCCTGATTTTCAGAGCCAACAATGAATTCCATTCCACATCCTCATTTCATCTTTAGCTGCTTAGCAGTTTTGTTTAATCGTTTCCACAGTAGTTTTATCGCACGCTTTTACTAGTCTTGTAATTAATTCTTTCGCTGCTGCATAATCATCTGTGTGGATAATGGAAGCTGCAGTATGGATGTAACGAGAACAAATACCGATGACAGCACTTGGCACGCCGTTATTCGCGACATGTACTTGCCCTGCATCCGTACCGCCTTGGGAAACAAAGTATTGATACGGTATATTGTGAGTTTCAGCAGTATCTAAAATGAATTCGCGCATACCACGGTGTGTGATCATCGAGCGGTCCATAATACGCAATAGAGTCCCTTCTCCCAACTGACCGAATTCTTTTTTATTGCCGCTTGCATCATTTGCGGGACTTGCATCGAGCGCGAAGAATAAATCGGGATCTATCATACGCGCTGCTGTTTGTGCGCCACGTAAGCCGACTTCTTCCATAACGGTTGCTCCTGAATACAATGTATTCGGCAACGTTTCATTTTTCACTTCTTGCAATAGTTCCACAGCAAGACCGCAACCATAGCGGTTATCCCACGCTTTGGCCATAATCTTTTTCGGATTCGCCATCGGTGTGAACGGACAAATTGGCAAGATCTGCTGACCGGGACGAATACCGAAGTTCATAGCGTCTGCTTTGTCATCAGCGCCGACGTCAATCAGCATGTTT encodes the following:
- a CDS encoding DUF84 family protein, yielding MEFIVGSENQAKKRAVVRMVERYMENSTVSSASVPSGVSAQPMSEEETRQGAINRSITAANNAFGIGLEGGVHMIGDTMYLCNWGALTTPEGKTFTAAGAQIPLPEELANEIRRGHELGDAVDTYFKKQNVRMSEGAMGMLTAQLVPRDALFEHIMQLLMGQLLYSTSLQS
- a CDS encoding M42 family metallopeptidase, coding for MEKETLELFRTLTELPGAPGNEYRVRAFMREQLAQNSDEVIQDGLGGVFGVRHGKEDQPKIMVAGHMDEVGFMVTGITDNGMLRFQPLGGWWNQVLLAQRVQIITEDADIPGVIGSIPPHLLSDAERSKPMDIKNMLIDVGADDKADAMNFGIRPGQQILPICPFTPMANPKKIMAKAWDNRYGCGLAVELLQEVKNETLPNTLYSGATVMEEVGLRGAQTAARMIDPDLFFALDASPANDASGNKKEFGQLGEGTLLRIMDRSMITHRGMREFILDTAETHNIPYQYFVSQGGTDAGQVHVANNGVPSAVIGICSRYIHTAASIIHTDDYAAAKELITRLVKACDKTTVETIKQNC